The Parashewanella tropica genome window below encodes:
- a CDS encoding type III secretion apparatus, which yields MDLRSSRKLEELFQLLEKWPVTIDEQMEYHWEPYGVMLEMKDERLLMTSWLLNGQIMDLKPCLARWHPQIFMGVPQRLFSIKQKLMISCLCPTSSEGRDWFQMLKLQQQFLDRVGYGADS from the coding sequence ATGGATCTGCGCTCATCCAGAAAGTTGGAAGAATTGTTTCAGTTACTTGAAAAGTGGCCAGTGACCATTGATGAGCAAATGGAATACCACTGGGAGCCTTATGGCGTGATGTTGGAAATGAAAGACGAACGCTTATTGATGACATCATGGCTATTAAACGGTCAAATTATGGACTTAAAACCCTGTTTGGCTCGTTGGCATCCTCAAATATTCATGGGTGTACCGCAGCGGTTGTTTTCAATAAAACAAAAACTGATGATCAGTTGCTTGTGTCCTACAAGCAGCGAAGGGAGAGATTGGTTTCAAATGTTGAAGTTGCAGCAACAATTTTTAGACAGGGTTGGTTACGGAGCTGATTCATGA
- a CDS encoding EscV/YscV/HrcV family type III secretion system export apparatus protein, translating into MNMITNWLHKISGRHDIILAVMLMVAVFMMIIPLPTPLVDLLIAINLALSVMLLMIAIYIRDPLEFSVFPSVLLVTTLYRLALTISTSRLILLQHDAGEIVFTFGNFVVGGNLAVGIIIFAIITIVQFIVITKGSERVAEVSARFSLDGMPGKQMSIDGDMRAGMIDAKEAKKLRAKVQKESQLYGAMDGAMKFVKGDAIASIIVIFTNIIGGISVGVLQKGMTASEAVNTYSILSVGDGLIAQIPSLLISITAGLIVTRVPGESRQNLGKEVVNQITKQPSSLQMAGIVMITFAVIPGFPWWVFGSLGFLTFFTTWWLGRKQQKQSEAGDETVPFAEGDEEASDDTKMQPGAVPLMLYLGSDTPHQGMKENLHRLRWALFEKLGVPLPEIQLQVVKKDIEGQCDIHLYQEPVLQVQLKPEEVLLDVPFTDIEARQETMAFNGQNLFWIKEPQIAEAKQQNLTIVEGEAIPTCLINKVVDRYIGEFIGVQETRFLMDAMENKYGELIRELQRLLSVGKVAEILQRLVEEGISIRDLRTIFETLVEWVPKEKDVIMLTEYVRIALRRHIRRKFATPQGWISALMVGEGIENLIRESIRQSTAGSYSVLNSAQTQLILNAIKDLLPDNQQCALLTSLDVRRYLRKIVERDMFNTPVLSYQELGDDVEIKVLDHVDLVGEALDEAMNA; encoded by the coding sequence ATGAACATGATCACTAACTGGCTTCATAAAATATCAGGACGCCATGACATTATTTTAGCTGTCATGCTCATGGTGGCGGTATTTATGATGATCATTCCACTGCCTACGCCTTTGGTTGATCTGTTGATTGCCATAAACCTAGCTTTATCTGTCATGCTATTGATGATTGCAATTTACATTCGTGATCCACTTGAATTTTCAGTATTCCCATCAGTGCTATTGGTCACCACCTTATATCGCTTAGCGTTAACTATCAGTACCAGTCGCTTGATCTTACTTCAACACGATGCAGGTGAAATCGTATTTACCTTTGGTAATTTTGTTGTGGGTGGTAATTTGGCCGTAGGTATTATTATCTTTGCCATTATAACCATTGTTCAGTTTATCGTGATCACCAAAGGTTCTGAGCGTGTGGCAGAAGTTTCAGCTCGTTTCTCATTGGATGGCATGCCTGGTAAGCAAATGAGTATTGATGGTGATATGCGTGCAGGAATGATCGACGCAAAAGAAGCCAAAAAGCTCAGAGCAAAAGTACAAAAAGAAAGTCAGCTTTATGGTGCAATGGATGGTGCTATGAAGTTTGTAAAAGGTGATGCGATTGCCAGTATTATCGTTATCTTCACAAACATCATTGGTGGTATTTCCGTTGGTGTACTTCAAAAGGGAATGACGGCATCAGAAGCCGTAAATACATATTCAATACTATCTGTAGGCGATGGGCTTATAGCACAAATTCCCTCTCTACTTATCTCGATTACAGCCGGTTTGATTGTAACTCGAGTGCCAGGTGAATCTAGACAAAATTTAGGTAAAGAAGTCGTTAATCAAATCACTAAGCAGCCATCATCATTACAAATGGCAGGCATAGTCATGATCACTTTTGCAGTGATCCCAGGTTTTCCTTGGTGGGTATTTGGTTCGCTTGGTTTTCTGACCTTTTTTACCACCTGGTGGTTAGGCCGTAAGCAACAAAAACAAAGTGAAGCCGGAGATGAAACGGTGCCGTTTGCAGAAGGGGACGAAGAAGCCTCTGATGATACAAAAATGCAACCTGGTGCTGTACCACTGATGCTTTATCTGGGCTCTGATACTCCACATCAGGGGATGAAAGAAAACTTACATCGTTTACGGTGGGCATTATTTGAAAAATTAGGTGTTCCTTTACCTGAAATTCAGCTGCAAGTGGTCAAAAAAGACATTGAAGGTCAATGTGATATTCATTTATATCAAGAGCCTGTACTTCAAGTTCAGCTTAAGCCTGAAGAAGTCTTACTCGATGTACCATTTACCGACATCGAAGCCAGACAAGAAACCATGGCATTTAATGGACAAAATTTATTTTGGATAAAAGAGCCGCAAATTGCTGAAGCTAAGCAACAAAATTTGACGATTGTTGAAGGTGAAGCGATTCCAACGTGTCTGATCAACAAAGTGGTTGACCGTTATATTGGTGAATTTATTGGTGTACAAGAAACGCGTTTCCTAATGGATGCCATGGAAAATAAATATGGCGAGCTTATTCGAGAGTTACAGCGCTTACTCTCGGTAGGTAAAGTTGCGGAAATTCTTCAACGTTTAGTCGAAGAAGGCATTTCTATTCGCGACCTACGGACCATCTTTGAGACCTTAGTTGAATGGGTTCCTAAAGAAAAAGATGTCATCATGCTTACCGAGTATGTACGAATTGCCTTAAGAAGGCATATAAGACGCAAATTTGCTACTCCTCAAGGCTGGATATCTGCGCTTATGGTTGGTGAAGGCATTGAAAATCTAATTCGAGAATCTATTCGCCAATCCACAGCGGGATCATACTCGGTACTTAATAGTGCTCAAACTCAACTTATCCTTAATGCCATAAAAGATTTATTACCTGATAATCAGCAATGTGCGTTATTGACCTCACTGGATGTTCGTCGTTACCTAAGAAAAATTGTCGAGAGAGATATGTTTAATACCCCTGTATTGTCATACCAAGAGTTAGGTGATGATGTGGAGATTAAGGTATTGGATCACGTTGATCTTGTGGGTGAAGCCCTTGATGAAGCCATGAATGCTTAA
- a CDS encoding LysR substrate-binding domain-containing protein, with amino-acid sequence MPDLNGMMLFAAVVRAKGFSQAARDTGLPKSTISRKVAQLEEQLGVRLLQRDTRNLSLTQVGALFYQHCDSISHEIEAAKATIENTHNDVSGSLRIAIPVSFSQELIANLASGFMRLYPNVTLDIQFTDNDVGLVGEGYDIAIKYGPLQSSDLVARLLFERQPILVAGPGYLKTNGTPATPAELSNHKGIMLGSSRSVPIWPLGKGSRKTMVSFQKKVSVNSTTMVKKLAMDDFGIAMISNTSCKKELANGTLIPILQEWPIEATKIYGVYSSRRQLATNISTFLDFFAKRFSSQESLQILMN; translated from the coding sequence ATGCCTGATTTGAATGGGATGATGCTCTTTGCCGCCGTAGTTCGTGCTAAGGGTTTCTCACAAGCCGCCCGAGATACAGGGCTACCAAAATCAACCATTAGTCGTAAAGTTGCTCAACTCGAAGAGCAACTTGGAGTGCGATTATTACAAAGAGATACGCGCAATTTGAGCCTGACTCAAGTTGGGGCGCTGTTTTATCAGCATTGTGACAGTATCAGTCACGAAATCGAAGCAGCCAAAGCTACCATCGAAAACACCCATAATGATGTCTCTGGCTCATTGCGAATTGCCATCCCAGTTTCCTTCAGTCAGGAACTGATTGCCAACTTGGCAAGCGGATTTATGCGACTTTATCCTAATGTCACCCTAGATATCCAGTTTACAGACAACGATGTTGGACTGGTCGGAGAAGGTTACGACATCGCAATTAAATATGGACCGCTACAATCTTCAGACCTCGTTGCTCGACTTTTGTTCGAAAGACAACCGATTTTAGTTGCTGGCCCTGGATATTTAAAAACCAATGGTACGCCAGCAACGCCTGCGGAACTCTCTAATCATAAAGGCATTATGCTGGGCAGTTCTCGCTCTGTACCGATCTGGCCATTGGGCAAAGGCTCCCGAAAAACCATGGTTAGTTTTCAAAAGAAAGTAAGCGTGAACAGCACGACTATGGTAAAAAAACTGGCTATGGATGATTTTGGCATTGCGATGATTTCAAATACCAGCTGTAAAAAAGAACTCGCCAATGGCACTCTCATTCCCATTTTGCAAGAATGGCCGATTGAAGCCACTAAAATTTATGGCGTCTATTCTAGTCGTAGGCAACTGGCAACCAATATCAGTACTTTTTTAGACTTCTTCGCTAAACGTTTTTCTAGCCAAGAGTCATTACAAATTTTAATGAACTAA
- a CDS encoding biotin carboxylase N-terminal domain-containing protein, with the protein MTSNKQPVTTQNQGADVLFLKAEHLANDFSLFPKHSKQSLSDEVKGLLDEDSIQANLKSLSLLDVDGYVSKVIQPTQDKNRPGAKRMIADLKGKIVTEKSVGPFYSAEVELHFGTRTRRIGFIAQERTTSNGAWMPEHHLEACKAIRHFAELSMPIVYLIDTPGADAGEAANSQNQAHSISKAIAESANVDVPTVGIVIGAGYSGGAIPLAAANILLSLRDGIFNTIQPQGLQSIARKYNLSWQECAKSVGVSPEELYSHGCIDGIVDFTPFDKDERQHNLRRAIISSIEAVEKAAIEFVRDSDDLREHYDRSLNRFLNPSDSLQSLEHNAELEVASNPTMHLNLFGSAYRYLRYLTLRSRIHSIPGGEYGRLSKVSVPEGDLLARIQQEQDKVFQTWLSSPDKIVYDDELNKLWGTFTSKREEISEERNMITRLILGEPKENYKKARKALLFNIGWSLYHRWKGNAANNFKGLIAHLENLPADVTQKDWPELNQLTVLDVVVNDELREDFIWQCYNILIFNSLYDNVVVNLASIAKEAMMAKSLSRASVDNLLHTSIDKAISTQDIANDKSKFYKWLKYFMSQSNRAELLTRVESWKSVGFPQLNDSLFVILTYFFERLLPEYFDSENDQSAYTGAINPVRIGRRKDFWNRLTMGYQDLLIQKVLRDEKRSGKMSWENIIGKFFTQFDELDADKMTANQLNFPGFRLSIEDALDKGIRPCGLITGLADFDNNGQKQRVGVAVSNTAFQAGAFDMASAEKFSSLLIECAKRKLPVVCFISSGGMQTKEGAAALFSMAVVNDRITRFIRDNELPVMMFGYGDCTGGAQASFVTHPLVQTYYLSGTNMPFAGQMVVPAYLPSTSTLSNYLSKVPGAMNGLVSNPFSDTLDAQLTSIDPLMPLPSQEINDVISSAFSTLVPEVQAEEETIEQDDPRALMKPMDKVLIHARGCTAVKLIRKAHDNDINVVLVASDPDMTAVPAEMLKENDKLVCIGGNTSDESYLNAYSVLKVAEYEKVDALHPGIGFLSESPQFAALCVNNGVNFVGPSVLSMTTMGNKSNAIKTSQAQNVPVVPGSHGILNNAEQAVNVANEIGYPVLLKAVQGGGGKGIQVVEKPEDMIFLFQKTSTEAAAAFGNGDLYLEKYVTSLRHIEVQLLRDKFGNTKVLGIRDCSVQRNNQKVIEESESTMLPAELKQKVMDYTRALGDATDYMGAGTVEFIYNLDANEVYFMEMNTRLQVEHPVTEATSCIDIVSAQFDVAAGNSIAELEPKEVGYAMELRITAEKAALDSEGVLQLLPNPGMITECNFPERDDIEIISIAATDKEVSPYYDSLIAQVIMRGESREQVIDQFIEYLDQVVIKGIATNIPLLKRILKDNTFRQGVYDTNYLPRLMAELDIPALIEEMEAAAETAGVSTESLRVGDSNELKVLSQGAGIFYTSPAPGEPNFVEEGDIVTADQTLALTEAMKMFSQVNLASFNRKDAVLYPEDKKYRIERILNTNGQQISQGDLMFVVSPVEE; encoded by the coding sequence ATGACCAGCAACAAACAGCCGGTAACGACGCAAAATCAAGGTGCTGACGTACTTTTTTTAAAGGCTGAGCATTTAGCCAACGACTTTTCACTGTTTCCAAAGCACAGCAAGCAGAGCTTGTCTGATGAAGTGAAAGGGCTGCTTGATGAAGACAGCATTCAGGCGAATTTAAAAAGCCTATCTTTACTGGATGTCGATGGATACGTCAGTAAAGTTATTCAACCGACCCAAGATAAAAACCGCCCAGGCGCTAAGCGCATGATCGCGGATCTCAAAGGTAAAATTGTTACCGAAAAATCAGTAGGGCCTTTTTACAGTGCAGAAGTAGAATTGCATTTTGGTACTCGCACTCGCCGTATTGGTTTTATCGCTCAAGAGCGCACCACGTCAAATGGCGCTTGGATGCCAGAGCACCACTTAGAAGCGTGTAAAGCAATCCGCCACTTCGCAGAGCTGTCGATGCCAATCGTCTATCTGATTGACACTCCTGGAGCGGATGCAGGTGAAGCGGCAAACAGCCAAAATCAAGCACACTCAATCTCTAAAGCGATTGCAGAAAGTGCCAACGTTGACGTACCAACGGTAGGTATTGTTATCGGTGCTGGATACTCTGGTGGTGCGATCCCATTAGCGGCTGCCAACATCCTTCTATCTCTGCGTGATGGTATTTTTAATACCATTCAGCCACAAGGTTTGCAAAGCATTGCTCGTAAATACAACTTGTCTTGGCAAGAATGTGCCAAGTCTGTGGGTGTATCTCCAGAAGAGCTATACAGTCACGGTTGTATTGATGGCATCGTTGATTTCACACCATTCGATAAAGATGAGCGTCAGCACAACTTACGCCGCGCTATTATCAGCTCGATTGAAGCGGTAGAAAAAGCGGCGATTGAATTCGTTCGCGATTCTGATGATTTACGTGAACACTATGACCGTTCATTAAACCGTTTCTTGAATCCATCGGATAGCCTACAGTCGTTAGAGCACAACGCTGAGCTTGAAGTCGCAAGTAACCCAACCATGCACCTTAACTTATTTGGTAGTGCATATCGTTACTTACGTTACCTAACGCTTCGTAGCCGTATTCATTCTATCCCTGGTGGTGAGTATGGTCGCTTGTCAAAAGTGAGCGTACCTGAAGGTGACTTACTGGCGCGTATCCAACAAGAGCAAGATAAAGTTTTCCAAACTTGGTTATCTAGCCCAGATAAAATCGTTTATGACGACGAGTTAAACAAACTTTGGGGAACGTTCACGTCTAAGCGTGAAGAGATCTCTGAAGAGCGTAACATGATCACCCGTTTGATTCTGGGTGAGCCAAAAGAGAACTACAAAAAAGCGCGTAAGGCGTTATTGTTCAACATTGGTTGGTCGCTATACCACCGTTGGAAAGGTAATGCAGCAAACAACTTTAAAGGGTTGATTGCGCACCTAGAAAACTTACCCGCAGACGTAACGCAAAAAGATTGGCCAGAGCTGAATCAGTTAACGGTTCTTGATGTAGTGGTTAATGATGAGCTGCGTGAAGACTTTATCTGGCAATGCTACAACATTCTTATTTTCAACTCTTTGTATGACAATGTTGTAGTTAACCTAGCCTCTATCGCTAAAGAAGCGATGATGGCGAAGAGCTTGTCTCGTGCGTCAGTGGATAACCTACTGCATACGTCTATCGATAAAGCGATTTCGACTCAAGATATTGCCAACGATAAGAGCAAATTCTACAAGTGGCTGAAGTACTTTATGTCTCAGTCTAACCGCGCTGAACTATTGACTCGCGTAGAGTCTTGGAAGAGTGTTGGTTTCCCACAATTGAACGACAGTTTGTTCGTAATTCTAACTTACTTCTTCGAGCGTCTATTGCCTGAATACTTTGACAGTGAAAACGATCAAAGTGCTTATACAGGTGCGATTAACCCAGTGCGTATCGGTCGTCGTAAAGACTTCTGGAACCGCCTAACCATGGGTTATCAAGACTTGCTTATCCAGAAAGTACTTCGTGATGAAAAACGTTCTGGCAAGATGAGCTGGGAAAACATTATTGGTAAGTTCTTCACTCAGTTTGATGAGCTTGATGCCGATAAGATGACCGCAAACCAACTGAACTTCCCAGGTTTCCGTTTATCGATTGAAGATGCATTAGACAAAGGCATTCGCCCTTGTGGTTTGATCACAGGTTTGGCTGACTTTGACAATAATGGTCAAAAGCAACGTGTTGGTGTCGCGGTTTCGAACACAGCATTCCAAGCAGGTGCATTTGATATGGCGAGTGCTGAGAAATTCAGCTCACTATTGATTGAGTGTGCTAAGCGTAAACTTCCTGTTGTGTGCTTTATCAGCTCAGGTGGTATGCAGACAAAAGAAGGTGCTGCGGCACTATTCTCAATGGCTGTAGTAAACGACCGTATTACTCGATTTATCCGTGATAACGAACTTCCTGTGATGATGTTCGGTTACGGTGACTGTACGGGTGGTGCACAGGCAAGTTTCGTAACTCACCCATTAGTGCAAACTTATTACCTATCTGGTACTAACATGCCGTTTGCGGGTCAAATGGTGGTTCCTGCTTACTTACCATCAACCTCAACACTATCGAACTACTTATCTAAAGTACCGGGTGCGATGAACGGTCTAGTAAGTAACCCATTCAGCGATACATTAGATGCGCAGCTAACAAGCATTGACCCATTGATGCCACTGCCTAGCCAAGAGATCAATGACGTTATCTCAAGTGCGTTCTCTACGCTTGTTCCAGAAGTACAAGCAGAAGAAGAAACCATTGAGCAAGACGATCCTCGTGCACTGATGAAGCCAATGGATAAAGTCCTTATCCATGCTCGTGGTTGTACGGCGGTTAAACTTATCCGTAAAGCACACGACAACGATATCAATGTGGTATTGGTGGCGTCAGATCCAGATATGACCGCTGTTCCAGCAGAAATGCTAAAAGAGAACGACAAGCTAGTTTGTATCGGCGGTAATACTTCTGATGAATCATACCTAAACGCGTATTCAGTACTGAAAGTAGCTGAATATGAAAAAGTAGACGCACTACACCCTGGTATTGGTTTCTTATCTGAAAGCCCACAGTTTGCGGCACTTTGTGTAAACAATGGCGTTAACTTTGTTGGTCCAAGCGTATTGTCGATGACGACCATGGGTAACAAGTCGAATGCGATTAAGACTTCACAAGCGCAAAACGTTCCAGTAGTACCTGGATCTCACGGTATTTTGAACAACGCTGAGCAAGCGGTGAACGTGGCTAACGAAATCGGTTACCCAGTGCTGCTTAAAGCCGTACAAGGTGGTGGCGGTAAAGGTATTCAGGTCGTTGAAAAACCAGAAGACATGATCTTCTTGTTCCAAAAGACCTCTACCGAAGCAGCCGCAGCCTTTGGTAACGGTGACTTATACCTAGAGAAATACGTAACCTCACTACGTCACATCGAAGTTCAGCTGTTACGTGATAAGTTCGGTAACACTAAAGTACTGGGTATTCGTGATTGTTCTGTACAGCGTAACAACCAAAAAGTGATTGAAGAGTCTGAGTCAACCATGCTTCCTGCTGAATTGAAGCAGAAAGTGATGGATTATACTCGTGCTCTTGGTGATGCGACGGACTACATGGGCGCAGGTACGGTTGAGTTTATCTATAACCTAGACGCCAACGAAGTGTACTTCATGGAAATGAACACTCGTCTACAGGTAGAGCACCCAGTTACCGAAGCAACCTCTTGCATCGATATCGTAAGCGCGCAGTTTGATGTTGCGGCGGGTAACTCAATTGCAGAACTTGAGCCAAAAGAAGTTGGCTATGCAATGGAACTTCGTATCACGGCTGAAAAAGCGGCGTTAGACAGCGAAGGCGTTCTTCAGTTACTACCAAACCCTGGTATGATCACTGAGTGTAACTTCCCAGAGCGTGACGATATTGAAATCATCTCGATTGCAGCAACCGATAAAGAAGTATCACCATACTACGATAGCTTGATTGCACAGGTGATCATGCGTGGTGAAAGCCGTGAGCAAGTGATTGATCAGTTTATTGAGTACTTAGATCAAGTGGTGATCAAAGGCATCGCAACCAACATTCCATTGTTGAAGCGTATTCTGAAAGACAACACTTTCCGTCAAGGTGTTTACGATACTAATTATCTACCTCGCCTAATGGCTGAGCTTGACATTCCTGCTCTAATCGAAGAAATGGAAGCCGCAGCTGAAACGGCTGGAGTATCAACTGAATCACTACGTGTTGGTGACAGTAATGAGCTGAAAGTACTGTCACAAGGTGCCGGTATCTTCTATACCTCTCCAGCGCCGGGTGAGCCAAACTTTGTCGAAGAAGGTGACATTGTTACTGCCGATCAAACTCTGGCATTAACAGAAGCAATGAAGATGTTCTCGCAAGTGAACTTGGCAAGCTTCAATCGTAAAGATGCTGTGTTGTACCCAGAAGATAAGAAATACCGTATCGAGCGTATTTTGAATACTAACGGTCAGCAAATCTCACAAGGTGACTTGATGTTTGTAGTATCGCCGGTAGAAGAGTAA
- a CDS encoding EscN/YscN/HrcN family type III secretion system ATPase has translation MQLPKKSTLVKAIDDALFFKPYQIESMAPAVRFFGRVQEVGATLVRSTLAGAHQGDLCEIAGHLHAEVIAVKEDEAILSPFDATTGLQTDEPVELLGHGHQIALGNSLLGRVVDGLGRPIDEHGEISASEIRDNQGAAPDPLSRSLIKDVLPMGVRAIDSALACGVGQRIGIFAAAGGGKSTLLGMIASSCEAEVIVLALVGERGREVREFMEYNLSAEARKRTVMVVSTSDRPPLERMKATITATTIAEYFRDQGKDVLLMVDSLTRFARSAREIGLAAGEPAVANGFPPSVFVKLSSLVERAGPAKVGSITGIYTVLVEGDDMNEPIADEVRSLLDGHIVLSRKLAGSGHYPAIDINASVSRVMDQIVSPEQRQAAAKMRDMLAKYEEVQLLIRVGEYESGQDPETDEAIALHSGIMNFLKQDMNEYSSYDETQAQLVQVVSR, from the coding sequence ATGCAATTACCCAAGAAATCCACTCTAGTCAAAGCCATCGATGATGCGCTGTTTTTTAAGCCATACCAAATTGAAAGCATGGCACCAGCAGTACGTTTTTTTGGGCGAGTACAAGAAGTTGGAGCCACACTCGTACGCTCAACATTGGCAGGAGCACATCAAGGAGACTTGTGTGAGATTGCAGGGCATCTACACGCAGAAGTTATTGCAGTCAAAGAAGACGAAGCCATTTTATCACCATTTGATGCCACCACAGGTTTGCAAACTGATGAACCTGTCGAACTGTTAGGCCATGGTCATCAAATTGCGTTAGGAAATAGTTTACTTGGGCGAGTTGTAGATGGACTTGGTCGCCCTATTGACGAACATGGTGAGATTTCAGCTTCCGAAATTCGAGATAATCAAGGTGCAGCCCCCGATCCTCTTAGTCGCAGCTTGATCAAAGACGTTTTACCTATGGGAGTGAGAGCAATAGACAGCGCATTAGCTTGTGGTGTTGGGCAGCGTATTGGCATTTTTGCCGCCGCAGGGGGCGGTAAATCAACATTACTAGGGATGATAGCCTCAAGCTGCGAAGCCGAAGTCATTGTATTAGCCTTAGTCGGGGAGCGGGGACGTGAAGTACGAGAGTTTATGGAATATAACCTCTCAGCAGAAGCTCGAAAGCGAACGGTAATGGTGGTGTCTACTTCTGATAGGCCGCCACTTGAACGCATGAAAGCGACAATAACGGCTACAACTATTGCCGAATACTTCCGCGATCAAGGTAAAGATGTCCTACTGATGGTGGACTCGCTCACTCGTTTTGCTAGAAGTGCCCGAGAAATTGGTCTTGCCGCAGGTGAGCCCGCAGTTGCCAATGGTTTTCCGCCTAGTGTATTCGTAAAACTTTCATCGCTGGTTGAGCGTGCAGGTCCTGCCAAAGTAGGAAGTATTACTGGCATTTATACTGTGCTAGTAGAAGGGGATGATATGAATGAACCCATCGCAGATGAAGTTCGGTCTTTGCTCGATGGTCATATTGTCTTATCAAGAAAGCTTGCTGGTTCAGGCCACTATCCTGCTATTGATATTAACGCAAGTGTAAGCCGTGTAATGGATCAAATTGTCAGTCCTGAACAGCGCCAAGCCGCGGCCAAAATGCGAGATATGTTGGCTAAATATGAAGAAGTACAGTTACTTATTCGAGTTGGGGAATATGAATCAGGGCAAGATCCTGAAACCGATGAAGCCATTGCATTGCACTCAGGAATCATGAATTTCTTAAAGCAGGATATGAATGAGTACAGTTCTTACGATGAGACTCAAGCTCAGCTAGTCCAAGTGGTATCGCGATAA